The proteins below come from a single Methylobacterium sp. SyP6R genomic window:
- a CDS encoding cupin domain-containing protein, translating into MSENGPLPARITRSGEGIDGTVWNILGHTYTFKANCDSAFSFETYDPPGTFVPPHIHPTQDEFIYVLEGTFDLYLDGEWLQARAGDLVCMPMGKPHAYYNRTDTPNRAIFWVSPGRKLKQLFDLLHDLTDPEEVVRRSAACEVDFLPPGSVPGA; encoded by the coding sequence ATGAGCGAGAACGGACCGCTTCCGGCACGGATCACGAGGTCGGGCGAGGGGATCGACGGGACCGTGTGGAACATCCTCGGACATACCTATACGTTCAAGGCGAATTGCGACAGCGCCTTCTCCTTCGAGACCTACGACCCGCCGGGCACGTTCGTGCCGCCGCACATCCACCCGACGCAGGACGAGTTCATCTACGTCCTGGAGGGGACCTTCGATCTCTATCTCGACGGGGAGTGGCTCCAGGCCCGGGCCGGCGACCTGGTCTGCATGCCGATGGGCAAGCCGCACGCCTATTACAACCGCACCGACACGCCCAACCGCGCGATCTTCTGGGTGAGCCCGGGGCGCAAGCTGAAGCAGCTGTTCGACCTGCTCCACGACCTCACCGATCCGGAGGAGGTGGTGCGCCGCTCCGCCGCCTGCGAGGTCGACTTCCTGCCGCCGGGCTCGGTTCCGGGCGCCTGA
- a CDS encoding N,N-dimethylformamidase beta subunit family domain-containing protein, with translation MTQPPFVHPENGSHAVKPWAVRKGYADEHFLSDYRFQFPREDPDLAEVFVCTDRMSFDPGETVAFYGSTTAETWSIQIYRDGVAPQMMHEAFDLPGTFTKTSETAYRDGCDWPVVHTWTIPEGARSGLYRVVSTCRRRDGERFVQHHFVVVRPTKATRSGRILLMLATGTWTAYNDWGGANHYFGTWGPNRNEGSPILSLKRPWTRGMLWLPKGAARITVSPLPDMNDVTRYPSKEWGYSGGWGQYYAAAGWAQFDRHFAVWAEREGYAFDIVTQTDLHLRPEILDEYSCLVTCGHDEYWSWEMRRRVEDFVERGGGFARFGGNFLWQIRLEDEGARQVCWKFKAPTMDPVRDDPSRKHLLTASWESGGVAWPGASTVGVNGCHGMYGSWGGFAPRGSRGFTVYRPEHWAFAGTDLRYADVFGAEAGIFGYEVDGLDYTFRQGLPYPVPAPGVPDTIEILAMSPAVLFEYEHEGEGTRYYVRDGDLNGLAELAADAYSVARRKFQYGSGMLVGMPRGKGEVLTAGSCEWIMGLTRHDPFTQAVTRNALDRFSGGGRGR, from the coding sequence ATGACGCAGCCCCCCTTCGTCCATCCGGAGAACGGGTCCCACGCGGTCAAGCCCTGGGCGGTGCGCAAAGGGTATGCCGACGAGCATTTCCTGTCGGATTACCGCTTCCAGTTCCCGCGCGAGGACCCGGACCTCGCCGAGGTCTTCGTCTGCACCGACCGGATGTCGTTCGATCCGGGCGAGACGGTGGCGTTCTACGGCTCGACCACCGCCGAGACCTGGTCGATCCAGATCTACCGCGACGGCGTCGCGCCGCAGATGATGCACGAGGCGTTCGACCTGCCCGGCACCTTCACCAAGACCTCCGAGACCGCCTATCGCGACGGTTGCGACTGGCCGGTGGTCCATACCTGGACGATTCCCGAGGGTGCCCGGTCGGGCCTCTACCGCGTGGTCTCGACCTGCCGGCGCCGGGACGGCGAGCGCTTCGTCCAGCATCATTTCGTGGTGGTGCGGCCGACGAAGGCGACGCGGTCGGGCCGCATCCTCCTGATGCTCGCGACCGGCACCTGGACCGCCTACAACGACTGGGGCGGCGCCAACCATTATTTCGGCACCTGGGGCCCGAACCGGAACGAGGGCTCGCCGATCCTGAGCCTGAAGCGGCCCTGGACCCGCGGGATGCTCTGGCTGCCTAAGGGCGCGGCCCGCATCACCGTCTCGCCGCTGCCGGACATGAACGACGTCACCCGCTATCCCTCCAAGGAGTGGGGCTATTCCGGCGGCTGGGGCCAGTACTACGCCGCCGCCGGCTGGGCGCAGTTCGACCGCCACTTCGCCGTCTGGGCCGAGCGCGAGGGCTACGCCTTCGACATCGTCACCCAGACCGACCTGCACCTGCGGCCCGAGATCCTCGACGAGTATTCCTGCCTCGTGACCTGCGGGCACGACGAGTACTGGTCGTGGGAGATGCGCCGGCGCGTGGAGGACTTCGTCGAGCGGGGAGGGGGCTTTGCCCGGTTCGGCGGCAACTTCCTGTGGCAGATCCGGCTCGAGGACGAGGGCGCCCGGCAGGTCTGCTGGAAGTTCAAGGCGCCGACCATGGACCCGGTGCGCGACGATCCTTCGCGAAAGCACCTGCTGACGGCCTCGTGGGAGAGCGGCGGCGTCGCCTGGCCCGGCGCCTCGACGGTCGGCGTCAACGGCTGCCACGGCATGTATGGCAGCTGGGGCGGGTTCGCCCCGCGGGGGTCGCGCGGCTTCACGGTCTACCGGCCGGAGCACTGGGCCTTCGCCGGCACCGACCTGCGCTACGCCGACGTGTTCGGGGCCGAGGCCGGCATCTTCGGCTACGAGGTCGACGGGCTCGACTACACCTTCCGGCAGGGCCTGCCCTATCCGGTGCCGGCCCCCGGCGTGCCGGACACCATCGAGATCCTGGCGATGAGCCCGGCGGTCTTGTTCGAGTACGAGCACGAGGGCGAGGGCACGCGCTATTACGTGCGCGACGGCGACCTCAACGGCCTCGCCGAGCTGGCAGCCGACGCGTATTCGGTCGCGCGGCGAAAGTTCCAGTACGGGTCGGGCATGCTGGTGGGCATGCCGCGCGGCAAGGGCGAGGTGCTCACCGCCGGTTCCTGCGAGTGGATCATGGGCCTCACCCGTCACGACCCCTTCACGCAAGCCGTCACCCGCAACGCCCTCGACCGGTTCTCGGGTGGGGGCAGGGGACGCTGA
- a CDS encoding AraC family transcriptional regulator, with amino-acid sequence MDDETPSDPRMVADPHMIAGAALPLARFPVVATRDPDLAREQIGRIFCPHGLILADPGTAARFEARHHSAAFGGLTINFVSYGARVEIDPGCLDRFFLLQIPLAGSALVRNGAHETLADRGRATLLSPALPTRMVWEAGCQKLIVLVPRGLLEEHVVRVLDRVPRPFDFDPAIDLLHPRGAAILSQARLVQHLAESRKWPGSAPDAVERELASAFVTLLVGHMLERGGAVPAQAQRVSVAPAHVRRAEEYIRAHLDSALSLPHLAERAGSSMRSLQDGFRQFRDSTISDFILAQRLDRWRALILAADPEAKVGDLALGVGLNHLGRAAAAYRDRFGEAPSQTLRKRRG; translated from the coding sequence ATGGACGACGAGACGCCATCCGATCCGCGCATGGTTGCCGATCCGCACATGATCGCGGGAGCCGCCCTGCCGCTGGCGCGCTTCCCCGTCGTGGCGACGCGGGATCCCGACCTGGCGCGCGAGCAGATCGGGCGGATCTTCTGTCCGCACGGCCTGATCCTCGCCGATCCCGGCACGGCTGCGCGGTTCGAGGCCCGGCATCATTCCGCGGCCTTCGGCGGCCTGACGATCAACTTCGTCTCCTACGGCGCCCGGGTGGAGATCGATCCGGGCTGCCTCGACCGCTTCTTCCTGCTCCAGATTCCGCTGGCGGGCTCTGCCCTGGTGCGCAACGGCGCCCACGAGACCCTCGCCGATCGCGGCCGCGCCACCCTGCTCTCGCCGGCCCTGCCCACCCGCATGGTGTGGGAGGCGGGCTGCCAGAAGCTCATCGTGCTCGTGCCGCGCGGGCTTCTGGAGGAGCACGTCGTCCGGGTGCTCGACCGGGTCCCGCGCCCGTTCGACTTCGATCCGGCGATCGACCTGCTTCACCCCCGCGGCGCCGCGATCCTGTCCCAGGCCCGGCTGGTCCAGCACCTGGCGGAGAGCCGCAAGTGGCCGGGCTCCGCGCCCGACGCGGTCGAGCGCGAACTGGCCTCCGCCTTCGTCACGCTGCTCGTCGGCCACATGCTCGAACGCGGCGGGGCCGTGCCGGCGCAGGCGCAGCGCGTCTCGGTGGCGCCCGCGCATGTCCGGCGGGCCGAGGAGTACATCCGGGCGCATCTCGATTCCGCTCTGAGCCTGCCGCATCTCGCCGAGAGGGCCGGGAGCAGCATGCGCTCGCTCCAGGACGGTTTCCGGCAGTTCCGCGACAGCACGATCTCCGACTTCATCCTGGCCCAGCGCCTCGACCGGTGGCGGGCCCTGATCCTCGCCGCCGACCCGGAGGCGAAGGTGGGCGACCTGGCGCTGGGCGTCGGGCTCAACCATCTCGGCCGCGCCGCGGCGGCCTATCGCGACCGCTTCGGCGAGGCCCCGTCCCAGACCCTGCGCAAGCGCCGGGGCTGA
- a CDS encoding flavin-containing monooxygenase → MTIPAWTMRALEGAHDGDGIMVTQANVCVIGSGISGLAAAKAFRERGHRVTVIERGPDLGGVWEPSRSYPDVRTQTPKDIYAFGDMSMPDDYPEWPSGGQVFAYLRAYAERFGLLPLIRTGQSVTRLAKRTERGWDVTTTGADGAASTQAYDFVAVCTGQFSHKNKPVHPGAEGFEAAGGRILHSSEHTDAGAVRGRRVVVLGYSKSATDVAVSAVKHGAAAVTVVFLEPTWKIPYFFGGLINFKRILYCRAAEAMFLPFDAGPVRRAVQRLAAPLVWANWRALETLLTAQFKLRRNGLAPKTRIEDDIHCNLAVETPGFYRLVTEGRIATIQGTIASYEGAQAVLTGGQRIPADLVVMATGWRQDVPVLDAADRAKLIDADGQYRLYRWVVNPDLPDLGFVGFNSSFATNLSAELGAHWLVRYMDGQLARQPTRAQMEAEIARLKAWRQTERPSAKAYGGLCIAPYHNRHFASLLADIGVPTRQANPIAATFAPLRPSVYAGLLARAPAYQASAPAWPGLRSVGTSRAA, encoded by the coding sequence ATGACAATTCCTGCATGGACGATGCGCGCCCTGGAGGGCGCCCATGACGGAGACGGCATCATGGTCACGCAAGCCAACGTGTGCGTCATCGGATCCGGCATCAGCGGGCTCGCCGCCGCCAAGGCCTTCCGGGAGCGCGGGCACCGGGTCACGGTGATCGAGCGCGGCCCGGATCTCGGCGGTGTGTGGGAGCCGTCGCGCTCCTATCCCGACGTGAGGACGCAGACGCCGAAGGATATCTATGCCTTCGGCGACATGTCGATGCCGGACGACTATCCGGAATGGCCGTCCGGCGGCCAGGTCTTCGCCTATCTGCGCGCCTATGCGGAACGATTCGGCCTCCTGCCGCTGATCCGCACCGGCCAGTCGGTGACCCGGCTGGCGAAGCGGACCGAGCGGGGCTGGGACGTGACGACGACGGGCGCCGACGGCGCGGCGAGCACGCAAGCCTACGACTTCGTGGCCGTCTGCACCGGCCAGTTCAGCCACAAGAACAAGCCCGTGCATCCGGGCGCCGAGGGGTTTGAGGCGGCCGGCGGACGGATCCTCCATTCGAGCGAGCACACCGACGCTGGAGCCGTCCGCGGCCGACGGGTCGTGGTCCTGGGCTACTCGAAATCGGCCACCGACGTCGCGGTGAGCGCGGTCAAGCACGGGGCCGCCGCCGTGACGGTGGTGTTCCTCGAACCGACCTGGAAGATCCCCTACTTCTTCGGCGGGCTGATCAACTTCAAGCGGATCCTGTATTGCCGCGCGGCGGAAGCGATGTTCCTGCCCTTCGATGCCGGGCCGGTGCGGCGCGCGGTGCAGAGGCTCGCCGCCCCGCTGGTCTGGGCCAACTGGCGCGCCCTCGAGACGCTGCTGACCGCGCAGTTCAAGCTCCGCCGCAACGGCTTGGCGCCCAAGACCCGGATCGAGGACGACATCCACTGCAACCTGGCCGTCGAGACGCCCGGCTTCTACAGGCTGGTGACCGAGGGCAGGATCGCGACGATCCAGGGCACGATCGCCTCCTACGAGGGCGCGCAGGCGGTGCTCACCGGCGGGCAGCGCATCCCGGCCGACCTCGTGGTGATGGCGACCGGCTGGCGCCAGGACGTGCCGGTGCTCGACGCGGCCGACCGCGCCAAGCTCATCGATGCCGATGGCCAGTACCGGCTCTACCGCTGGGTGGTGAACCCCGACCTGCCCGATCTCGGCTTCGTCGGCTTCAATTCGAGCTTCGCCACCAACCTCTCGGCCGAGCTCGGCGCCCACTGGCTGGTGCGCTACATGGACGGACAGCTCGCGCGCCAGCCGACGCGGGCGCAGATGGAGGCCGAGATCGCCCGCCTCAAGGCGTGGCGACAGACCGAGCGCCCCTCCGCCAAGGCTTACGGCGGCCTGTGCATCGCGCCCTACCACAACCGCCACTTCGCCAGCCTGCTCGCCGATATCGGCGTGCCGACCCGCCAGGCGAATCCGATCGCGGCCACGTTCGCGCCGCTGCGGCCGTCGGTCTATGCCGGTCTCCTCGCCCGCGCTCCCGCCTACCAGGCGAGCGCGCCCGCCTGGCCGGGCCTGCGGAGCGTCGGGACCTCCCGGGCCGCCTGA
- a CDS encoding aminotransferase class III-fold pyridoxal phosphate-dependent enzyme — protein sequence MPSMVEGPEPTGDAGLRARAARVIPGGMWGHQRAAAVPRGYPQFFVGGEGATVEDADGRRYIDFMCAWGPIILGHRHPAVSEAVRREQERGDCLDGPTPHAVDLAETLVAMIPHADWAMFQKNGSDAMTTCVTLARAGTGRRKVLAARGAYHGAVPWCSPSLVGVTAEDRAHLVHYRYNDVASLEEAVAQAGDDLAAILVSAFRHDIGQAQELPTRAFAAAARAACDRTGAALVVDDVRAGFRLDLGGSWERVGVRPDLAGYSKAIANGQPLAAVTGSDRFREAASRLFVTGSFWYAGAPMAAAVATLNELKRVDAPRVLEAAGVRFRDGLMEQASRHGFSLDITGPPAMPVMLFRDDPEAALGEAFCLEALHRGVYLHHRHNMFLSLAHTPAVIDTALAATEGAFRALAKSRTA from the coding sequence ATGCCGAGCATGGTCGAGGGACCTGAGCCGACGGGCGATGCCGGCCTGCGGGCGCGCGCCGCCCGGGTGATCCCGGGCGGGATGTGGGGCCACCAGCGCGCGGCGGCGGTCCCGCGGGGCTATCCGCAATTCTTCGTCGGCGGGGAGGGCGCCACGGTCGAGGACGCGGACGGGCGCCGCTACATCGACTTCATGTGCGCCTGGGGGCCGATCATCCTCGGCCACCGCCATCCGGCGGTGTCGGAGGCGGTCCGGCGCGAGCAGGAGCGCGGCGATTGCCTCGACGGCCCGACGCCGCACGCGGTCGACCTGGCCGAGACCCTGGTGGCGATGATCCCGCACGCCGACTGGGCGATGTTCCAGAAGAACGGCTCGGACGCGATGACGACCTGCGTGACGCTGGCCCGCGCCGGGACCGGACGCCGCAAGGTGCTGGCCGCGCGCGGCGCCTATCACGGGGCCGTCCCCTGGTGCTCGCCCTCCCTCGTCGGCGTCACCGCGGAGGACCGCGCCCACCTGGTCCACTACCGCTACAACGACGTCGCGAGCCTGGAGGAGGCGGTGGCGCAGGCGGGCGACGACCTCGCGGCGATCCTGGTCTCGGCCTTCCGGCACGATATCGGCCAGGCGCAGGAACTGCCGACCCGAGCCTTCGCGGCGGCGGCGCGGGCGGCCTGCGACCGGACCGGCGCGGCCCTCGTCGTCGACGACGTGCGGGCGGGATTCCGGCTCGATCTCGGCGGCAGCTGGGAACGGGTGGGCGTGCGGCCCGACCTCGCCGGCTATTCCAAGGCGATCGCCAACGGCCAGCCGCTGGCCGCCGTCACCGGCAGCGATCGCTTCCGCGAGGCCGCGTCGCGCCTCTTCGTCACCGGCTCGTTCTGGTATGCCGGCGCACCGATGGCGGCGGCCGTCGCGACGCTGAACGAGCTGAAGCGCGTCGACGCCCCCCGGGTGCTGGAGGCCGCAGGCGTCCGCTTCCGCGACGGCCTGATGGAGCAGGCCTCCCGCCACGGCTTTTCCCTCGACATCACCGGCCCACCGGCGATGCCCGTGATGCTGTTTCGCGACGACCCCGAGGCGGCGCTCGGCGAGGCGTTCTGCCTCGAGGCGCTCCACCGCGGCGTCTACCTGCACCACCGCCACAACATGTTCCTGTCGCTCGCCCACACGCCGGCGGTGATCGACACGGCGTTGGCGGCGACGGAGGGCGCCTTCCGGGCGCTCGCCAAGTCTCGGACCGCCTGA
- a CDS encoding flavin-containing monooxygenase, translating into MTNEADPNALAQAWLDQLAKHLSADDASAVAALFAPECWWRDFVAFTWTIATVEGRPAIRERAAATASGTRAGSFILDRPASRAGDTVEAWFRFETRLGRGIGQVRLVDGLARTLFTALRELKGFEERRGPTREAGTEHGAIRGRRTWADRRADDARLGLDRQPWCLIVGGGQGGLGLAARLKRLGVPTLIVDGSARPGDAWRRRYRSLCLHDPVWYDHMPYLPFPEHWPIYTPKDKMGDWLEAYASIMELDGWYATTCRSAAYDAGRGEWTVTVEREGRVLDLRPKHLVLATGLSGVPNEPDWPGMERFRGTLHHSSRHPGGAGFAGKRCVVVGANNSAHDIAADLWEHGAAVTMVQRSPTLVVRAESLQRHGRPLYSEEAVAAGIDADRADLIAASTPYALLPDLLKPVMRRIRDEDSAFYAALEKAGFLLTFGEDETGIGMMYPRRASGYYIDVGASGLIASGEIRLASGRGVSHLTEEAVVLDDGTVLPADLVVSATGYGPMTDWAARLISPEVAARVGPCWGIGSGTARDPGPWHGELRNMWTPTAQAGLWFHGGNLQQSRHFSRYLALQLKARYEGLPVGPPSPSEARA; encoded by the coding sequence ATGACGAACGAGGCCGACCCGAACGCCCTCGCGCAAGCCTGGCTCGATCAGCTCGCAAAACATCTCTCGGCCGACGACGCCTCCGCCGTCGCGGCCCTGTTCGCCCCCGAATGCTGGTGGCGCGACTTCGTCGCCTTCACCTGGACCATCGCCACGGTCGAGGGCCGGCCGGCGATCCGGGAGCGCGCGGCCGCCACGGCCTCGGGCACGCGAGCCGGGAGCTTCATCCTCGACCGCCCGGCTTCCCGCGCCGGCGACACGGTGGAGGCTTGGTTCCGCTTCGAGACGCGGCTGGGGCGCGGCATCGGCCAGGTCCGGCTGGTCGACGGCCTCGCCCGCACGCTGTTCACGGCCTTGCGCGAGCTGAAGGGATTCGAGGAGCGTCGGGGCCCGACACGCGAGGCCGGCACCGAGCACGGCGCGATCCGCGGCCGCCGGACCTGGGCCGACCGGCGCGCCGACGACGCGCGCCTCGGCCTCGACCGCCAGCCCTGGTGCCTGATCGTCGGCGGCGGCCAGGGCGGGCTCGGGCTCGCCGCGCGGCTGAAGCGCCTCGGCGTGCCGACCCTGATCGTCGACGGCTCGGCGAGGCCGGGCGACGCCTGGCGGCGGCGCTACCGCTCGCTCTGCCTGCACGATCCGGTCTGGTACGACCACATGCCGTACCTGCCCTTTCCCGAGCACTGGCCGATCTACACGCCCAAGGACAAGATGGGCGACTGGCTCGAAGCCTATGCGTCGATCATGGAGCTGGACGGCTGGTACGCCACCACCTGCCGCTCCGCCGCCTACGACGCGGGACGCGGCGAGTGGACGGTCACGGTCGAGCGCGAGGGCAGGGTTCTGGACTTGCGCCCCAAGCACCTCGTCCTCGCCACAGGCCTGTCGGGCGTGCCGAACGAGCCGGACTGGCCGGGGATGGAGCGCTTCCGCGGCACCCTGCACCATTCGAGCCGCCACCCGGGCGGTGCGGGCTTCGCGGGCAAGCGATGCGTCGTGGTGGGGGCGAACAACTCCGCCCACGACATCGCCGCCGACCTGTGGGAGCACGGCGCCGCGGTCACGATGGTGCAGCGCTCCCCCACGCTGGTGGTGCGGGCCGAGAGCCTCCAGCGCCACGGCCGCCCGCTCTATTCCGAGGAGGCGGTCGCCGCCGGGATCGATGCCGACCGGGCGGACCTCATCGCCGCCTCGACGCCCTACGCGCTGCTGCCCGACCTCCTCAAGCCGGTGATGCGACGCATCCGCGACGAGGATTCGGCGTTCTACGCCGCCCTCGAGAAGGCGGGCTTCCTCCTGACCTTCGGCGAGGACGAGACCGGCATCGGCATGATGTATCCGCGCCGGGCATCGGGCTACTACATCGATGTCGGGGCCTCCGGGCTGATCGCCTCGGGCGAGATCCGGCTCGCGAGCGGCCGGGGCGTGAGCCACCTGACCGAGGAGGCCGTGGTGCTCGACGACGGCACGGTGCTGCCGGCCGACCTCGTCGTCTCCGCCACCGGCTACGGCCCGATGACCGACTGGGCGGCGCGGCTGATCTCGCCGGAGGTCGCCGCGCGGGTCGGCCCGTGCTGGGGCATCGGCTCGGGCACGGCGCGCGATCCCGGCCCCTGGCACGGCGAATTGCGCAACATGTGGACGCCGACCGCGCAGGCAGGGCTGTGGTTCCACGGCGGCAACCTCCAGCAGTCGCGCCACTTCTCGCGCTACCTGGCCCTCCAGTTGAAGGCGCGCTACGAGGGCCTGCCGGTCGGGCCGCCCTCGCCGAGCGAGGCACGGGCTTGA